The following coding sequences lie in one Mesorhizobium sp. NZP2298 genomic window:
- a CDS encoding branched-chain amino acid ABC transporter permease — MKSKTMPSLAAIGRFWFPVLALVVPLALIVVVTGHFGGLSLQRTVIEMLISIVIVVGLYVFVGNSGIISFGHATFMAIAAYASAWQTCCEMLKPITMSGLPHFLRDQSIPLLPSAVVSVLLAGAAAFLTGLVIMRLTGLAASISTLAVLFILNVVYSNWDSVTMGSASIVGLPTYVTAWLALICAVLAIVIAYLYQISAFGLAIRATREDEVAAAASGISLYWSRLIAFTLSGFLVGLGGVLQAHYLGTVSINNFFLSFTFLALAMLIVGGMGSLAGAVVGVVVITVMIDIFRRLESGISIGGEQWSLPAGTQELIIAGFMLLILVFRKDGIMAGREIGLPQQLQREKGLING; from the coding sequence ATGAAGAGCAAGACCATGCCATCCCTTGCCGCGATCGGCCGCTTCTGGTTTCCGGTGCTGGCGCTTGTCGTGCCGCTCGCGCTCATCGTCGTGGTCACCGGCCACTTCGGCGGTCTCTCCCTGCAGCGCACCGTCATCGAAATGCTGATCAGCATCGTGATCGTCGTCGGGCTTTACGTCTTCGTCGGGAATTCCGGCATTATTTCCTTCGGCCATGCCACCTTCATGGCGATCGCAGCCTATGCCTCGGCCTGGCAGACCTGCTGCGAGATGCTGAAGCCGATCACCATGTCTGGCCTGCCGCATTTCCTGCGCGACCAGAGCATCCCGCTGCTGCCTTCCGCCGTCGTCTCGGTGCTGCTCGCCGGCGCCGCCGCTTTCCTCACCGGCCTCGTCATCATGCGGCTCACGGGCCTTGCTGCGTCGATCTCCACGCTTGCCGTGCTCTTCATCCTGAACGTGGTCTATTCCAACTGGGACAGCGTCACCATGGGCTCTGCCTCGATCGTCGGCCTGCCGACCTATGTGACGGCCTGGCTTGCGCTCATCTGCGCCGTTCTCGCGATCGTCATCGCCTATCTCTACCAGATTTCCGCCTTCGGCCTTGCTATCCGGGCGACGCGGGAAGACGAGGTCGCGGCCGCCGCGTCGGGCATCTCGCTCTACTGGTCGCGGCTCATCGCCTTCACGCTCTCGGGCTTTCTGGTCGGCCTCGGCGGCGTGTTGCAGGCGCATTACCTCGGCACCGTGTCGATCAACAATTTCTTCCTGAGCTTCACCTTCCTCGCGCTCGCCATGCTCATCGTCGGCGGCATGGGCAGCCTTGCCGGCGCGGTGGTCGGCGTCGTCGTCATCACGGTGATGATCGATATCTTCCGTCGCCTCGAAAGCGGGATCTCGATCGGCGGCGAGCAGTGGTCGCTGCCGGCGGGAACGCAGGAGCTTATCATCGCGGGCTTTATGCTGTTGATACTGGTCTTCCGCAAAGACGGGATCATGGCAGGGCGAGAAATAGGCTTGCCGCAGCAGCTACAGCGCGAGAAGGGGCTCATCAATGGCTAA
- a CDS encoding ABC transporter substrate-binding protein, whose product MKSVAVAASAAIAFLLPMAGVRAEEPIKIGFAIAESGWLSNYDSAPFKAAVMKIEEINKAGGLLGRQIEYSVMDTKTDQARAATVGAQLVDGGVDMLVVSCDYDFGAPSALAAKQAGKIAFSLCAADPKMGVQGVGPLTFTANSAAQSEGIAIAEYAQKKMNLKSVYVLEDLTIEYNKSACAGFRAAWVAGGGEETILGNDTFKNDDPSIASQITRLKGLAKQPDAVFVCSFTPGGASAVRQLRAAGIDQPILANTAMVDNYWLNAVPGLKDFYLPAFMSLYGDDPRPEMNKFLESHKARYGEPPVSSYSVLGYSLIEQWAYAVEQAKTTESEAVVGVMNSFKDQPFTAGPTSFTDQLHIQVDRPWLIMKVENGSFHAVEVYRNSFKPDMKLLFRVGQ is encoded by the coding sequence ATGAAATCTGTTGCTGTGGCCGCTTCGGCCGCAATCGCCTTTCTATTGCCTATGGCCGGCGTGCGCGCCGAAGAGCCGATCAAGATCGGGTTCGCCATCGCGGAATCCGGCTGGCTTTCGAACTACGACAGCGCGCCTTTCAAAGCGGCGGTCATGAAGATCGAGGAGATCAACAAGGCTGGCGGGCTGCTGGGACGTCAGATCGAATATTCTGTCATGGACACCAAGACGGACCAGGCTCGCGCTGCAACTGTCGGCGCGCAGCTCGTCGATGGCGGCGTCGACATGCTGGTCGTCTCCTGTGACTACGATTTTGGCGCCCCGTCGGCGCTCGCCGCCAAGCAGGCTGGCAAGATCGCCTTCAGCCTGTGCGCCGCCGATCCGAAGATGGGCGTCCAAGGCGTCGGCCCACTCACCTTCACGGCCAACAGCGCGGCGCAGTCGGAAGGCATCGCGATTGCCGAATATGCCCAGAAGAAGATGAACCTGAAGTCAGTCTACGTGCTCGAAGACCTGACGATCGAATACAACAAGTCGGCCTGCGCCGGGTTCCGGGCGGCCTGGGTCGCGGGTGGCGGCGAGGAAACGATCCTCGGCAACGACACCTTCAAGAACGACGACCCGTCGATCGCCTCGCAGATCACCCGCCTCAAGGGGCTTGCAAAACAGCCGGACGCGGTCTTCGTCTGCTCGTTCACGCCGGGTGGCGCTTCCGCCGTGCGCCAGCTGCGCGCCGCCGGCATCGACCAGCCGATCCTCGCCAACACTGCGATGGTCGACAATTATTGGCTCAACGCCGTACCGGGCCTGAAGGATTTTTACCTGCCCGCCTTCATGTCGCTTTACGGCGATGACCCGCGGCCGGAGATGAACAAGTTCCTTGAAAGCCACAAGGCGCGTTACGGCGAGCCGCCGGTCTCCTCCTACTCGGTTCTGGGCTACAGCCTCATCGAGCAGTGGGCGTACGCAGTCGAGCAAGCGAAGACGACTGAATCCGAAGCCGTGGTCGGCGTCATGAACTCCTTCAAGGACCAGCCGTTCACGGCCGGCCCGACCTCGTTTACCGATCAGCTGCATATCCAGGTCGACCGCCCCTGGCTGATCATGAAGGTCGAGAACGGCTCCTTCCATGCCGTCGAGGTCTACCGGAACTCGTTCAAGCCGGACATGAAGCTCCTGTTCCGCGTCGGTCAGTAA
- a CDS encoding branched-chain amino acid ABC transporter permease, giving the protein MANIVQVLVDAIALGSLYALVALAIGLVFGVMRLVNFAQADYITIGAYALVVPTASVTPPLLLGALPAALMIGGVLFVVVVLALLTERVAFRPLRNSNPSTLLISSFAVSYFLQNLVMLIHTGRPKSVGIGQGLANAVEIGSVRVPGVQLLTMGVTAGLLVALVLFLKKTPLGIQMRAAAENFQMARLLGMPANRVIALAFAISGLLSGVVSLLLTIQTGTLDLRMGLMPVVYGFFATVIGGMGSLPGAALGGFLVGVASVLLQTYLPADLRPFRDAGVFTLVILILLVRPQGLIVTSAAKERV; this is encoded by the coding sequence ATGGCCAACATCGTTCAAGTTCTCGTCGATGCCATCGCGCTGGGCAGCCTGTATGCCCTTGTCGCGTTGGCGATCGGCCTCGTCTTCGGCGTCATGCGGCTCGTCAATTTCGCGCAGGCCGACTATATCACCATCGGCGCCTATGCGCTGGTCGTGCCCACGGCGAGCGTCACGCCGCCGTTGCTGCTCGGTGCGCTTCCCGCCGCCCTCATGATCGGCGGCGTGCTTTTCGTGGTTGTCGTGCTGGCGCTGCTGACGGAGCGCGTCGCCTTCCGACCGCTGCGCAATTCCAACCCGTCGACGCTGCTCATCTCGTCCTTCGCCGTCAGCTATTTCCTGCAGAACCTCGTCATGCTCATCCATACCGGCCGGCCTAAATCGGTCGGGATCGGGCAGGGTCTCGCAAACGCGGTGGAAATCGGTAGCGTGCGCGTTCCGGGCGTGCAGCTCCTGACCATGGGCGTCACCGCCGGCCTGCTCGTCGCGCTGGTTCTCTTCCTCAAGAAGACACCGCTCGGCATCCAGATGCGGGCAGCGGCGGAGAACTTCCAGATGGCCCGGCTGCTCGGTATGCCGGCGAACCGGGTGATCGCGCTCGCCTTTGCCATTTCGGGCCTGCTCAGCGGTGTGGTCTCCCTGCTGCTCACGATCCAGACGGGCACGCTCGACCTGCGCATGGGCCTGATGCCCGTCGTCTACGGCTTCTTCGCTACCGTCATCGGCGGCATGGGCTCGCTGCCGGGGGCAGCACTCGGCGGGTTCCTCGTGGGTGTCGCCAGTGTGCTCCTGCAAACCTACCTGCCGGCCGATCTGCGCCCCTTCCGCGATGCCGGTGTGTTCACGCTCGTCATCCTGATCCTCCTCGTCCGCCCGCAAGGCCTGATCGTCACCAGCGCCGCTAAGGAACGTGTGTAA
- a CDS encoding ABC transporter ATP-binding protein: MTDKERPILETRSLGKRFSIGTRFSAEGRRTVHAVDNVSLSVRRGETVGLVGESGCGKSTLARCLVRLYDISDGELLFEGDDITSKSLSELRPLRRRLQMVFQDPSASLNPRRRVGDLVAEPLRIHGKLSSREITARVAELFDLVGLLPDHVMRYPHEFSGGQRQRVGIARAIALNPDLVVLDEPVSALDVSVQAQIVNLLADLQEKLNLTYIFIAHDLSVVRQVSTRIAVMYLGSIVEEGPAEEVFAAPAHPYSQALISAVPVVETTPSGTRKRIILTGDVPSPLKPPSGCRFHPRCPIAVERCRTERPELREYRPGRKVACHFPTV; the protein is encoded by the coding sequence ATGACCGACAAAGAGCGCCCGATTCTCGAGACGCGTTCGCTGGGAAAGCGTTTCTCGATCGGCACCCGCTTTTCCGCCGAAGGCAGGCGAACCGTGCATGCGGTCGACAATGTTTCGCTGAGCGTGCGGCGTGGCGAGACGGTCGGGTTGGTCGGCGAGTCCGGGTGCGGCAAGTCGACTCTGGCGCGTTGCCTGGTGAGGCTCTACGACATATCTGACGGCGAGCTTCTGTTTGAAGGCGACGACATCACCTCGAAGTCGCTTTCCGAACTGAGGCCGCTGCGGCGGCGCCTGCAAATGGTCTTCCAGGATCCGTCTGCCTCGCTCAATCCGCGCCGGCGTGTCGGCGATTTGGTGGCCGAGCCGCTGCGCATCCATGGCAAGCTTTCGTCACGCGAGATCACCGCGCGCGTCGCCGAACTGTTCGACCTCGTCGGGTTGCTGCCGGATCATGTCATGCGGTATCCGCACGAATTCTCCGGCGGGCAGCGCCAGCGCGTCGGCATCGCGCGCGCCATCGCGTTGAACCCCGATCTTGTCGTGCTGGACGAGCCGGTTTCCGCGCTCGACGTGTCGGTGCAGGCGCAGATCGTCAACCTGCTCGCCGACCTGCAGGAGAAGCTCAACCTCACCTACATCTTCATCGCCCACGATCTCTCGGTGGTGCGCCAGGTGTCGACCCGCATTGCCGTCATGTATCTCGGCTCGATCGTCGAGGAAGGGCCGGCGGAGGAGGTGTTTGCGGCCCCGGCCCACCCTTACAGCCAGGCGCTGATCTCGGCGGTGCCCGTGGTTGAGACGACGCCGAGCGGGACGCGCAAGCGCATCATCCTTACCGGCGATGTGCCAAGCCCGCTCAAGCCGCCATCCGGCTGCCGTTTCCACCCTCGATGCCCGATCGCGGTCGAGCGCTGCCGCACGGAGCGGCCGGAGCTGAGGGAGTATCGGCCCGGCCGGAAAGTTGCCTGCCACTTTCCGACGGTGTAG
- a CDS encoding GntR family transcriptional regulator — protein sequence MANNLFNTDEPIGIIDHRMLSDQVSTLLVRELIFGRLQPGQRINEAELARQLGISRNPIREAIRRLEERGLLVAVPRKGTFVRTFLHSDIDEIFSFRVVVERFAMEQALPQMTDADIDRIAGFVDAMVAAANANDEIALVENDLAFHLEICRLSKNRQTLHAFTNIQAEVQMLITMAERQFESQMAAAVDHWPVVEALRTRNPQKAMDAIRDHIRDSWRHLLEAYDREKPRSS from the coding sequence ATGGCTAACAATCTCTTCAATACAGACGAGCCAATCGGCATCATCGACCACCGGATGCTGTCCGACCAGGTCTCGACGTTACTCGTGCGCGAACTGATCTTCGGCCGGCTCCAGCCCGGCCAGCGTATCAACGAAGCGGAACTGGCCCGCCAGCTCGGGATCAGCCGCAATCCCATCCGCGAGGCGATACGCCGGTTGGAGGAGCGTGGCCTGCTCGTCGCGGTTCCCCGCAAGGGCACCTTCGTTCGCACTTTCCTGCACAGCGATATCGATGAGATCTTCTCCTTCCGCGTGGTCGTCGAGCGTTTCGCGATGGAACAGGCGCTGCCGCAGATGACGGATGCCGACATCGACCGCATCGCCGGTTTCGTCGATGCCATGGTCGCGGCCGCCAATGCCAATGACGAGATCGCGCTTGTCGAGAACGACCTCGCCTTCCACCTCGAGATCTGCCGGCTGTCGAAGAACCGCCAGACGCTGCACGCCTTCACCAACATCCAGGCGGAAGTACAGATGCTGATCACGATGGCGGAACGCCAGTTCGAGAGCCAGATGGCGGCGGCCGTCGATCACTGGCCGGTCGTCGAGGCGCTTCGCACCCGCAATCCCCAAAAGGCGATGGACGCCATCCGCGATCATATCCGCGATTCCTGGCGTCACCTGCTTGAAGCTTACGACCGGGAAAAACCCCGCTCGTCCTGA
- the lhgO gene encoding L-2-hydroxyglutarate oxidase has translation MFDYCVIGGGIVGLATAMRLLETYPGCSLILLEKEEALGRHQTGHNSGVIHAGIYYPPGSLKAELCRKGADATKAFCQEHGIRFDVCGKLLVATSSLEVQRMEALHERSKQNTIEVHRLSEGELKEREPNIRGLGALFVPSTGIVSYADVCQAMGRRIKALGGEIRLSARVTGIREARDSVDIASTGENWQAKKLVVCGGLQSDRLAVLAGLSIEHRIVPFRGEYYRLPASKNDIVRHLIYPVPDPALPFLGVHLTRMINGSVTVGPNAVIGFAREGYPRLSFNVSDTADYALFPGFWKTVFANRGSALTELRNSLWKPGYLEECRKYCPSLDLADLLPHEAGIRAQAVRKDGALIHDFLFAQTDRMLHVCNAPSPAATSAIPIAEMIVGRMADERRRMPVN, from the coding sequence ATTTTCGACTATTGCGTCATCGGCGGCGGCATCGTCGGCCTGGCGACGGCCATGCGGCTGCTTGAGACATATCCCGGCTGCAGCCTGATCCTGCTGGAGAAGGAGGAAGCTCTCGGCAGGCATCAGACCGGCCACAACAGTGGCGTCATCCATGCCGGTATCTACTACCCGCCGGGCAGCCTGAAGGCCGAGCTCTGCCGCAAGGGTGCCGATGCCACCAAGGCCTTCTGTCAGGAGCACGGCATCCGCTTCGATGTCTGCGGCAAACTACTCGTCGCCACCTCCTCACTCGAAGTGCAGCGCATGGAGGCGCTCCACGAACGCTCGAAGCAGAACACGATCGAAGTCCATCGCCTCAGCGAGGGTGAATTGAAGGAGCGGGAACCGAACATCCGCGGTCTTGGCGCGCTTTTCGTGCCCTCGACCGGCATCGTCAGCTATGCCGACGTCTGCCAGGCCATGGGCCGGCGCATCAAGGCTCTCGGCGGCGAGATCCGCCTGTCGGCGCGCGTCACCGGCATTCGCGAAGCCAGGGATTCCGTCGACATCGCGTCGACCGGCGAGAACTGGCAGGCGAAGAAACTGGTGGTCTGCGGCGGTCTCCAATCGGACCGGCTGGCCGTGCTCGCTGGGCTTTCAATCGAGCATCGCATCGTTCCCTTCCGCGGCGAATACTATCGCCTGCCCGCATCGAAGAACGACATCGTCCGCCATCTGATCTATCCCGTCCCGGATCCCGCCTTGCCCTTCCTCGGCGTGCACCTGACGCGGATGATCAACGGCAGCGTCACGGTCGGGCCGAATGCCGTGATCGGTTTTGCCCGCGAGGGCTATCCACGGCTTTCATTCAATGTTTCGGACACGGCCGACTACGCGCTGTTTCCCGGCTTCTGGAAGACCGTGTTCGCCAACCGCGGATCGGCGTTGACGGAACTCCGCAACTCGCTCTGGAAGCCAGGCTATCTGGAGGAGTGCCGGAAATACTGCCCGAGCCTCGACCTCGCCGACCTGCTCCCGCACGAAGCAGGCATCCGCGCGCAAGCCGTGCGCAAGGACGGCGCCCTCATCCACGATTTCCTGTTCGCACAAACGGACCGCATGCTGCACGTCTGCAACGCCCCCTCACCCGCCGCCACGTCGGCGATCCCGATTGCGGAGATGATCGTGGGGCGCATGGCGGATGAACGTCGACGCATGCCAGTGAACTGA
- a CDS encoding ABC transporter ATP-binding protein yields the protein MSRPSKRSGSKERLEARGVAVAFGGIRALNGVDLELSRGEVLGLIGPNGAGKTTMVNVLSGFQRPTSGSIRLDGIDVSRLTARKIAQAGIGRSFQAARLFRTMTVEQNLSVAAIGGGLSRREARERALDILDWMGLAEKADHRCDSLSYGDERRVGIARALALQPSFALLDEPASGMNDAECEALMEVIAELPARFGCGVLLIEHNMKVIMGVCQRIHVLDGGQSLAEGSPQDIRMNPAVRRAYLGEKAADSTLAI from the coding sequence ATGTCACGCCCATCGAAAAGATCGGGATCGAAAGAACGGCTGGAAGCCCGCGGTGTTGCCGTCGCCTTTGGCGGCATCCGGGCGCTCAACGGGGTCGACCTCGAACTCAGCCGCGGCGAAGTCCTCGGCCTCATCGGCCCGAACGGCGCCGGCAAGACGACGATGGTCAATGTGCTGAGCGGCTTCCAGCGGCCGACGAGCGGCAGCATCCGCCTCGATGGCATCGACGTGTCGCGGCTGACTGCCCGCAAGATCGCCCAGGCCGGCATCGGCCGAAGCTTTCAGGCGGCCCGGCTGTTCCGGACAATGACGGTGGAGCAGAACCTCTCCGTTGCGGCGATCGGCGGCGGGCTGTCTCGTCGGGAGGCCCGGGAGCGGGCGCTCGACATCCTCGACTGGATGGGCCTCGCGGAGAAGGCCGATCACCGTTGCGACAGTCTTTCCTATGGCGACGAGCGGCGCGTCGGCATTGCCCGGGCACTCGCCTTGCAGCCGTCCTTCGCGCTGCTCGACGAGCCGGCTTCCGGCATGAACGACGCTGAGTGCGAGGCGCTGATGGAAGTCATCGCCGAGCTGCCGGCCCGCTTCGGCTGCGGCGTGCTGCTGATCGAACACAACATGAAGGTGATCATGGGGGTGTGCCAGCGCATCCATGTGCTCGATGGCGGGCAGAGCCTCGCCGAAGGCTCGCCGCAGGATATCCGGATGAACCCCGCCGTTCGCCGCGCCTATCTGGGCGAAAAAGCGGCCGACAGCACACTCGCGATCTAG
- a CDS encoding ABC transporter ATP-binding protein, protein MLEIRGLTAGYGRLAALKSVDLEVRKGEVIFVVGPNGAGKSTLLKSISGLMAPTGGTLVFNGEPIAGQSPEKLCRKGLALVPEGRSIFRTLTVQENLLLGGMIRKDKAEAAADLERVLEAFPILKSRYRGVAGHLSGGEQQQLAIARAILQRPSLMMIDEPSLGLAPLVIDQVYESLRQLNASGLTLLVVEQSTARILDLASRIYVLRNGHVALEGSASELADGHALEEAYFGYGDRQTAHA, encoded by the coding sequence ATGCTTGAAATCCGCGGCCTCACCGCCGGCTATGGCCGGCTTGCTGCCCTGAAATCGGTCGATCTTGAAGTCAGAAAGGGGGAGGTCATTTTCGTCGTCGGCCCCAACGGCGCCGGCAAATCCACGCTCCTGAAGTCAATTTCCGGGCTCATGGCGCCGACTGGGGGCACGCTTGTCTTCAATGGCGAGCCGATCGCCGGCCAGTCGCCGGAAAAGCTGTGCCGGAAAGGTTTGGCACTGGTGCCGGAAGGCCGCAGCATCTTCCGGACACTGACGGTGCAGGAAAACCTGCTGCTCGGCGGCATGATCCGCAAGGACAAGGCCGAAGCGGCCGCCGATCTGGAACGGGTTCTGGAAGCGTTTCCGATTCTCAAAAGCCGCTACCGCGGCGTTGCCGGCCACCTTTCCGGCGGCGAGCAGCAGCAGCTTGCCATTGCCCGCGCCATCCTGCAGCGCCCGTCACTGATGATGATCGATGAACCGTCGCTCGGCCTTGCGCCGCTGGTGATCGACCAGGTCTACGAAAGCCTCCGCCAGCTTAACGCCAGCGGGCTGACCCTGCTCGTCGTCGAACAGTCCACCGCCCGTATTCTCGACCTCGCTTCCCGCATCTACGTGCTGCGCAACGGCCATGTCGCGCTGGAGGGTTCGGCAAGCGAACTTGCCGATGGACATGCGCTGGAAGAAGCCTATTTCGGCTACGGCGACCGTCAGACTGCACACGCATAA
- a CDS encoding YybH family protein: MGDSVVRKPVYDPQDLEPLLISRQHAGDVDGMTALFEPDAVIDCGGGRFLRGREAIRGYYAEILASGRKFAVGEQRPALICGDLALTSTRLPDGDITSEVARRQSDGSWLWVIDRYSVAWADK, translated from the coding sequence ATGGGCGATTCAGTCGTAAGAAAGCCAGTCTACGATCCGCAGGATCTCGAGCCGCTGCTGATTTCGCGGCAGCATGCCGGAGATGTCGATGGCATGACCGCTTTGTTCGAACCCGATGCGGTGATCGACTGCGGCGGCGGACGTTTTCTGCGCGGCCGCGAAGCCATTCGCGGCTACTATGCCGAGATCCTCGCGTCAGGACGGAAGTTTGCCGTGGGGGAACAGCGGCCTGCACTCATTTGCGGCGACCTGGCACTCACCTCCACCCGTCTTCCCGATGGCGATATAACCAGCGAAGTCGCACGGCGGCAAAGCGACGGTTCGTGGCTTTGGGTGATCGACCGTTATTCCGTCGCTTGGGCAGACAAATAA
- a CDS encoding DUF982 domain-containing protein, protein MDYLHFFSPVRISRGQGHPVEEVDSVAEAMVFLRKWPTGRRGPVYQCALNCCSAALSGQMSAEEARKAFTGFARITRLLDDDMALPVAGETMAGVYALRR, encoded by the coding sequence ATGGACTACCTGCATTTCTTTTCGCCCGTGCGGATTTCGCGCGGGCAGGGACACCCTGTAGAAGAAGTGGATAGTGTCGCCGAGGCGATGGTTTTCTTGCGTAAATGGCCGACGGGACGACGTGGACCTGTGTATCAGTGCGCGCTGAATTGCTGCTCGGCCGCCCTGTCGGGACAAATGTCGGCTGAAGAGGCGAGGAAGGCATTCACGGGCTTTGCCCGGATCACGCGCCTTCTGGACGATGACATGGCGTTGCCCGTCGCCGGCGAAACCATGGCAGGCGTATACGCGCTGCGGCGATAG
- a CDS encoding ABC transporter ATP-binding protein → MILSVRDLKVSFRTNDGLVRAIDGVSFDLEESEILGVVGESGSGKTVSLLAVMGLITDPNASIEGSIRYKGRELVGLPARELRRLRGNEIAMIFQDPMTALTPVYTIGWQIAEQIRAHRTISKAKAMERVEELLAEVNFPNPHEAMSRYPHQLSGGMRQRAVIAMALSCNPALLVADEPTTALDVTVQAGILDLVRKLRATHKSAVVFITHDMGVVSELADRVMVMYAGRVVERGSRMELFSDPRHPYTRALLGSIPPLTGDKPRRLPAIPGSPPSLLRLPQGCAFGPRCPVHYEPCVTGKPDLGAGTHAAACFRVAQA, encoded by the coding sequence ATGATACTGTCGGTGCGCGACCTCAAAGTGTCCTTCCGCACCAATGACGGTCTGGTGCGGGCCATCGACGGCGTTTCCTTCGACCTCGAGGAAAGCGAGATCCTCGGTGTCGTCGGCGAGTCCGGTTCCGGCAAGACGGTGTCGCTGCTGGCCGTGATGGGCCTCATCACCGACCCCAATGCCAGCATCGAAGGCTCGATCCGCTACAAGGGCCGCGAGTTGGTGGGGCTGCCCGCGCGCGAACTGAGACGGCTGCGCGGCAATGAGATCGCGATGATCTTCCAGGATCCGATGACGGCGCTGACGCCTGTCTACACGATCGGCTGGCAGATCGCCGAACAGATCCGCGCGCATCGCACCATCAGCAAGGCCAAGGCGATGGAGCGCGTGGAAGAACTGCTGGCCGAGGTGAATTTTCCCAACCCGCACGAGGCGATGTCGCGCTACCCGCACCAGCTTTCGGGCGGCATGCGGCAGCGGGCGGTGATCGCAATGGCTTTGTCCTGCAATCCGGCACTGCTGGTGGCGGACGAGCCGACCACGGCGCTCGACGTCACGGTGCAGGCCGGCATTCTCGACCTGGTGCGCAAGCTGCGCGCAACACACAAATCAGCGGTCGTCTTCATCACCCACGACATGGGCGTGGTCTCCGAACTCGCCGACCGGGTGATGGTCATGTATGCGGGCCGCGTGGTTGAACGCGGCAGTCGGATGGAGCTGTTTTCCGACCCGCGACACCCCTATACGCGGGCGCTGCTCGGTTCGATCCCGCCGCTGACCGGCGACAAGCCGCGCCGCCTGCCGGCCATTCCTGGCTCGCCGCCATCGCTGCTGCGATTGCCGCAAGGCTGTGCGTTCGGCCCGCGTTGTCCGGTGCATTACGAGCCCTGCGTGACCGGCAAGCCCGACCTTGGGGCCGGTACCCACGCCGCGGCATGCTTTCGGGTGGCACAGGCATGA